The following nucleotide sequence is from Aspergillus nidulans FGSC A4 chromosome I.
CAAGGACCCTAGCGTGGACTTGGTGCTCGTCAATTCTATTTTCCGCTTCACCCCGATAGACTGTGGAGGAGGGAGTTTCGTTGAAGCAACTCCACTAGAATTGGGGATTGTTGACTGAAGCGGTCTGGCAGCTGCAGCCGAATGATCCTTGACAGCCTTCTTGAACATCACCgctcgatcttctgcagCCTGCAACGGCCGCAATGTCGCGAATTTTGAGGCAGTTTGCGGGGTCAGCACTGCTCCATTTGAGAACGATCGGCAAACAGCAGCTGGTCTCCAGGGTGATGCCCTGGAAAAGTACATAAACAGAAAGGGTTGAATATTATTCTCTGTGAGCAGAGAAAGTAGACTTCACAGTAATTGGCCttcatttattattattgaaGACTGCGCGTCCCGAAATGGCGCGTCCGAAGGATACGCGCTGCGACTTATCGCACGTGACCGCGATAAGGGTTccatttctgctgctggtcCGTGGGGAAAACAACAAAATGGGTTCTCTGCTCGACCAATTCGCCCTGGTTACAGGTGTTGTTCTTGTCTCGCAGTCCATGGCAACTTGAATATACTATAAATACATGACTGTCACGCGATAATACAATATCGAGACGCGCAGCCGCCAGCAGGACCCGAGCCAACTCCATTACGATAAGCCTCCGAGTGGCCGTTAATCATGAAGCATGGCAGAGCAGGCTGCCTCGAGTCAGTATTACATTGTACTCTTATATTATAGGCTTACTGACGCTTCTGCAGACAAGGAGCGCCCTCTTGCGGGGGCGGTTCTGTGTTTTACGTCCATTGTGCCAGAGCAGCGGGTGAGTTTACACCTCATTCCAGCAATTTGAAGATAGACGCTGACAATCTAAAACGCCTACAGACTGAACTAGCCTCTATCGCAAGCCAGATGGGCGCGAGCCACAATTATGACCTCACCTCCGACGTCACTCATTTAATAGTCGGTGAAATCAGCACGGAAAAATACAAGTTTGTTGCGCGCGAGCGATCAGACATCGTGGTGCTTCGACCAGAATGGATAGAAGCCGTACGGCAGTCTTGGATGCAGGGTGGTGACACAGACATACGTGCTCTGGAAGAGCAATATAGGTTGCCGACGTTTTCAGGGACCGCAATCTGCATCACAGGATTCGAAGACAGTGAGTAAGCAGAGCTGTACAAGATCCGACTTATAGTGACCAGCCTCCTTCGTAGTGAACCTCCGAAACTACATCCGCAACAAGGCCCAACTCAATGGTGCAGATTTCAGGAAAGATCTCACAAAGCAGGTGACGCACCTTATTGCGCGAACTGCGGGAGGGGAAAAATACAAGTACGCGACGCAGTGGAATGTCAAGGTGGTTACTCTCAAATGGTTCACTGATAGTATGGAACGCGGAATGATACTCGAAGAAACCTTGTACCATCCTCTTTTACCAGAAGAGCAACAGGGCATCGGGGCATGGAAACGCTCATTACCTGCAGTCAAACCAAAACCACAAGAAACAGAAAGTTCATCAGGCGCTCGACCGCGGAAACTGCGCAGAATTGCCAGTGTTAAACTGGGCGACCAAAATGAGAATATCTGGGGTGATATTATTGGGACTGGCTTTGAAACGGCAGAACCAAGACCATCGAGGGAGGAACGGCAGGCAGCAAACGAACAAAAGCAGAGAAATGCATCTGCTGTTCAGATATTTAAGTCCTTTGCTAGCGAAACCACCTTTGCACCCCTATCACAGACTCGTGAGCCAACAGCAGAGCCGGTCGCCGATCGTCGAAATGGTTTCCTAGACAGATGTTTCTTCTTGATACATGGGTTTACCTCGAAGCAGGTGCGTTCTGTTCTACTTTTGTGCTTTTGCATTCCTAATATTTCTAGACGAATGTATTACGGAATCACCTTTCTTTCAATGGCGCTCAGTTGGTGGACTCTCTCAGCGAGTTCTCTCGCCCCGACATACCAAAGAAAGGTCATGGTCTTTACATCATTGTGCCTTACAAAACCCCACGATCTAATGTCCCTTCAACGGACGATCTCGCTTTTGAGTGTGAAGTCGTGACGGATATGTGGTTGGAAAGGTGCCTTGACACGAAGACACTAGTATTGCCGGAATCCCACCCTGCAAACACCCCAATTTCTTATCCTATTAAAGGTATGCCATATTTCCATTTATAGGTTTTGCAGACATCTGACAAGGCAAGGCTTATCGGGCATGAACATCTGCTCTACCGGCTTTTCCCGCATTGACCTTCTACACCTATCAAAACTGGTCAACTTAGTAGGTGAGTTACGCAATATGTCTTTGTTGTGCAACCTCTAACTCTTCAGGCGCGACGTATAATGAGTACCTGAAACCCACCGCATCCGTTCTCATCTGCAACACGTCAATATCCTTGAACCAGGAAAAACTGCGCCATACCAATGAATGGGGCGTCCCGGCTGTGACTGCTGAGTGGTTGTGGACATCTATTAGACAAGAGAGGAAGCAACCTCTTGAACCCTATCTAGTTCGGAAACCGTCAACACAGAGCAGCAAAGATCTAGAGCTGCGAGCAGGTTCTCGCCCAGAGCAGAAGCGGCCTTCACAACAATTACCAGACGACTATCTCGTCACTAATGGAGTTAAATCGCCGGCCACCGGCCGGGTAGCCAAGGAAATGAAACAAACTATTTTAGAGAGCCCCCAAAGAAAGTTATCAGGCGAACCAAATTTGGGCCTCAAACCACCACACAATTCCGTTTCTCCAGAAAAACTACATCCTATTGAAGCTTTAAATGGGGTCAAATCTCCAGCGAAGCGCAAATACTCTGATCGTGAAACGGCGTCCTCCACGAAATCCGCCATCGACCTCGCCGTAAACGGCCTGCTAAAGAATGCCCGCACAGCACCATCCCGCTCAGCTTCCGACTCTACCACTGACTATGACAGACCCCGCTCAAGACGAGCGAGGCCGCTTCTCGGACGTGCCCAGTCTAACTCCTCTATCCGCGCAACTGACCAAATGGCTTTTTCCCGCGCAAGCTCTATTGACACCTTGCATGAAGATGGAGCCGGAAGTGCAGTTGATAGTATGAGCATCAACACAGATGGTGGTATCCCCTCTCTCGGTTCTCGACTCGACTTCGAATACCTCAATGCTGAACGGGAACGGCGGCTTGAGGAGATCAATGAAGAGACTCCACCAATGACGCAGCTAGACTACGAGGATCCAGACGCCGTCGCCATGCGGGAAAAGTTCCTTCGGTACGCGGGAAAAGTTGTCGAAAAGCCGGTTGGAAAGCAGGATATTGTTGTGGAGGAGCTTAAAGACTTGGAAAAGGCTGGGTGGGGGACTGGACGAAGGACGAGGAATGCGACTAGGAAGAcggctgcggatgatgatgacttttGATGTTGCTTTGTGTGAGATGTGGTCTTGGGTTTACTGGTGGAAGGCTCAGATTTCACTCCTACTGCGGGTGATTTCTGCTTTTCGCGTGTTGCATAGCATCTGAATGGCGTTTTTGGCACTCTACTCCAAAGGTGAATTGGATATGTAGGAGTTATGGCGCTTATTATTCAGGCacgaaggagaaggacaatATGGTGCCCAAAGGCCCTGGGCACGCCTGTCAGTCGGTACGTCCCATTGACCAGACGAGACTGTCCTCAATCCATTGATGAGTGTTTGGAGTGGTAATGGACTGTTTAGATACCAGAGATGCATACATGAGTCAGAATACATGAGTTCGGCAGTATGGAGTAGCCTTTCAATCAAAGAAGGTAGTGACGCCGCTTCTCGGCATCATGGTCGAGGCAATGGTTGGAAAAAGCTGAGCACACCTAGCCTTCCAGTCGGAAGGAAAGACAGATCTTCCACAGCCAATGGCGCGATGCTTCCCAAAGGCCAACTTCTCAATTTCATTGTGGTCATGGTTGTGAAAAGAACAGAGTTGATATAGTCCCCCGAGCTATCGATGCaggctggaagaggaccACAGGATGTTGACAATGGGCATGGAGTTTAGACAGAGCAAAAGACGAGGTCAGAAGTGGTTCatgatggggaggaggaagaggaaggaaagaTGGGGGCGGCACGGGGAAACAAATTAGGAAGGGTTACAATGTCACTTTATAAAGCCCTCAATTGCTCActtcattcttcagcccccAGCCCTTTTGGAAGACCTAGTGTCAATGGCTCGTACGGAAAGTCCATGACTTGCGGGCAGAAGTAAGCCTTTTCTTCAGCGCTGTGAGCGGATCCAAATGGAAAACATCACCCAACCAGGAGGTCCTGCTTGCTGCATATTTCATATTCTGAATTGACTCTCACAGAGGGGTACTAAAATGTAGCGTGCAatttgaagttgaggttCACACTAAAGCCGGTATTGTCCGCCACATGGTGGGCTTGTAAGGACTAGTTTTTGCGGACTTATGCATAAAGGGTACTTCTGTCTCTCCCATATCTTTCTAACTCAGTTTTATGAAAGACGTCTGGCAAAAAAACAAGATGATATAAGGATTCACTTTTACTATTCAGGTTATCAATGGTGAAAACGCCGTCGAGTATGGCTAAGAAAGAGACGCAACAGCCCCAATGTAGAGACGGAGCATTTATAAaagtgaaagaaaaagaataaagGAGTAGTCTTTAGAGAATGAAATTAAGTGTACACATGGGGATATTTTGCAAGAGAACGTTGAAAAAGTGGGGATACATCATGAAGCTTCGTGAATTTGTACAGGGAGGGAGCAGGATCATGCCTCATAGGCACCAAGTCCACCAGGTAGTGGGCCGTCAAGGTCGATGTTCTCAACAGACGTTCTGTTATCAGTACTTTCGCGGAACAGATTGGCGAAATACTTGCTTGCAACCTCGCTCTCCTGCTTCGTCTTGCTAACTTCCTGCTTGCGTCGTCCGAGATCTTCAACATCCTGGGCTAGCGAGTTCTGAAGGTTGTTGGCAGGTAGACGGAGAATACGGCGAACTTCAGATGATATACGGGTAGAGTTTGAATGGACGTAATCCATCTCCGAAAGCGTGGCAGCAATCTTGCGCGAgagacgaggaggaagggttTGGGGAATTGAAGAGAGCACATAGGCCACGGTAATGGCAGCTGGGCAAGTTAGCTAACAATGATAACGAACAGACAAAAAGTAAACTTACCAGCAGCGACAATACcagggaggaggagacgcCGCATGTGGTTTGGGCCCAGGAATTTTGCGGCACTGAAGGCGCTGTCCAGCCAGCTGATACCACCAAATGCCCTGCCACCAAGGACAGTCACGGCTGTCATAGCCATGCCTGTTCCCGCGAGCTTTTCTTGCCGCTCCCAGAGGCCTGTGATATCGAAAAAATCCAAGAGCTCCACCTCTGTGTCGACCTGTCGCGCAAGTGCATGGCGACGTCCGCGACGGAACATTAGATCGGCGCGGAAAGTCGGCGCAGTAAACTTGTCTTCTCCAATATGTAACAGGCCAAGGTTCTGGATGAAACCAACGCCCTGTGCCGTCTTCGTACGTGCATAATCCTCACATCCAGCCACTGAGGCGGAGATGTGTTCTAACATGGCGAATTTCAAGTCTTCAGCGTATTGgaatgcagagaagataCCAGGGTACTCAACACCTAGGTTGGCCTCGGAGACATTCGCAATTGCGGAAGTCAAAGTCGTTCGTGTATGCTTGTAAACGTCTTCACACGAGTCGTCGATGCACTTGTCGACTTCTTCCTGTAGCtgaatcttcttctttttgccATTCTCGTACGCAGGCTCAAGATCTGCCAACTCTTTCATCACATTCTGAAGTTCCTTGTCTGCGACGTCGCGATTGACAGCAGCCAAAGCATTAATATCTGCGAGCAAGTTAAGAAGATAGGTCCGGGCAGGAGCTAGTTTTGAGCGTGACCGTTTCTCGAGCACAAACCGGCGCAATGAACTCTCAAGGTTCTCAAAATCTTGtatcttctctttttctttctctttaCCTTTACCCTTCTTATCCTCAGGTttgtcctcatcgtcgtcaccgCTCGGCCAATCATTCCCATTGGGATCGGATCCCCCgccaccgccaccgccacctccaccggGACCTGCAACAGGAATCTGCGGCGCAAC
It contains:
- a CDS encoding BRCT domain protein (transcript_id=CADANIAT00007698), which translates into the protein MKHGRAGCLELTDASADKERPLAGAVLCFTSIVPEQRTELASIASQMGASHNYDLTSDVTHLIVGEISTEKYKFVARERSDIVVLRPEWIEAVRQSWMQGGDTDIRALEEQYRLPTFSGTAICITGFEDTSFVVNLRNYIRNKAQLNGADFRKDLTKQVTHLIARTAGGEKYKYATQWNVKVVTLKWFTDSMERGMILEETLYHPLLPEEQQGIGAWKRSLPAVKPKPQETESSSGARPRKLRRIASVKLGDQNENIWGDIIGTGFETAEPRPSREERQAANEQKQRNASAVQIFKSFASETTFAPLSQTREPTAEPVADRRNGFLDRCFFLIHGFTSKQTNVLRNHLSFNGAQLVDSLSEFSRPDIPKKGHGLYIIVPYKTPRSNVPSTDDLAFECEVVTDMWLERFCRHLTRQGLSGMNICSTGFSRIDLLHLSKLVNLVGATYNEYLKPTASVLICNTSISLNQEKLRHTNEWGVPAVTAEWLWTSIRQERKQPLEPYLVRKPSTQSSKDLELRAGSRPEQKRPSQQLPDDYLVTNGVKSPATGRVAKEMKQTILESPQRKLSGEPNLGLKPPHNSVSPEKLHPIEALNGVKSPAKRKYSDRETASSTKSAIDLAVNGLLKNARTAPSRSASDSTTDYDRPRSRRARPLLGRAQSNSSIRATDQMAFSRASSIDTLHEDGAGSAVDSMSINTDGGIPSLGSRLDFEYLNAERERRLEEINEETPPMTQLDYEDPDAVAMREKFLRYAGKVVEKPVGKQDIVVEELKDLEKAGWGTGRRTRNATRKTAADDDDF